Proteins co-encoded in one Desulfomicrobium macestii genomic window:
- a CDS encoding DUF2927 domain-containing protein, translated as MNRHALFLVVIALLFLPTQALADTDAILRDYIPSGKITRFEEPVLFWIGGKDRLEGQYYIDTVVNEVRRIIPQLNFRQVSSMNQANVRFFLTDSKEEWQATVSKSAQGMAGWQEIGDLIRGFTLLASNNGVIRKADIALHLNFQTSGGQKLWIVRHELMHALGIMTHPKATVDTVLNSRQAQEEKNSIFSDSDILVLKTIYNPNLSPGGSW; from the coding sequence ATGAACAGACACGCGCTCTTCCTGGTCGTCATCGCCCTGCTGTTCCTGCCCACGCAGGCCCTGGCGGACACGGACGCGATCCTTCGCGACTACATTCCAAGCGGCAAGATCACGCGCTTCGAGGAACCGGTGCTCTTCTGGATCGGCGGCAAGGATCGCCTTGAAGGACAATATTATATCGATACCGTCGTGAACGAAGTGCGGCGCATCATCCCCCAGCTGAACTTCAGGCAGGTCTCGTCCATGAACCAGGCCAACGTCCGATTCTTTCTGACCGACTCCAAGGAAGAGTGGCAGGCGACCGTGAGCAAAAGTGCCCAGGGCATGGCGGGCTGGCAGGAGATAGGGGATCTCATCCGAGGCTTCACGCTGCTGGCCTCGAACAACGGAGTCATCAGAAAGGCCGACATCGCTCTGCATCTGAACTTTCAGACCTCGGGCGGCCAGAAGCTCTGGATTGTCCGGCACGAACTCATGCACGCCCTAGGCATCATGACCCACCCGAAGGCAACCGTGGATACGGTCCTCAACTCCAGGCAGGCGCAGGAAGAAAAGAACAGCATCTTTTCGGACTCCGACATCCTTGTCCTGAAAACCATTTACAACCCGAATCTTTCCCCGGGAGGCTCCTGGTGA
- a CDS encoding DUF721 domain-containing protein, producing the protein MQQRQKKVRSASEALNTVLGTPEAALELAIARLWRHWPEILGAEIAEMIRPLGHRKTTMLLGATNSMVMQEFSFFAQNILDKANAFLGNAYFQKVQIELMAGRPALDQSLLPKFPPRPEAPKPDILGNLLPCMDPSSPVTSCYRAYVRHFRPDLKIPENE; encoded by the coding sequence ATGCAGCAAAGACAAAAGAAAGTCCGGTCCGCCTCCGAGGCGCTGAACACGGTCCTCGGCACGCCGGAAGCCGCCCTGGAGCTGGCCATTGCCCGGTTGTGGAGACACTGGCCCGAAATTCTCGGGGCGGAGATCGCGGAAATGATCCGCCCCCTGGGACACCGCAAAACCACCATGCTTCTTGGGGCGACCAACTCCATGGTCATGCAGGAGTTTTCCTTCTTCGCGCAGAACATCCTGGACAAGGCCAACGCATTTCTGGGCAACGCCTATTTTCAGAAGGTGCAGATCGAGCTCATGGCCGGTCGCCCCGCCCTGGACCAATCCCTGCTCCCGAAGTTTCCGCCGCGCCCCGAGGCCCCGAAGCCCGACATCCTCGGCAACCTGCTGCCCTGCATGGACCCGTCTTCGCCCGTGACTTCCTGTTACCGGGCCTACGTCAGGCATTTCCGCCCGGACCTTAAAATCCCGGAGAACGAATGA
- a CDS encoding NifB/NifX family molybdenum-iron cluster-binding protein — MSRIALHQWQDRIAPVFDVGGRILLLAEGVREREEHVLSRGEPLHRAEDLLRLDVGTLICGAISRPMQEALVAGGIKVVGFVTGDLERVITAWERGDLDESFDMPGCRGRGLGRQRGMQQQSRRADPEPSPARTGSGLRSLDGWADGEPGCARIRNRRGRDLRGGPEKDSGKDGSSTVD, encoded by the coding sequence ATGTCGCGCATTGCCTTGCATCAATGGCAGGATCGTATCGCGCCGGTCTTTGACGTCGGCGGGCGCATCCTTTTGCTGGCCGAAGGGGTCCGCGAGCGGGAAGAGCATGTCCTGTCGCGCGGCGAGCCCTTGCACAGGGCCGAGGACCTGCTTCGCCTGGACGTCGGGACGCTTATTTGCGGGGCCATTTCCAGACCCATGCAGGAAGCTCTCGTGGCCGGAGGAATCAAGGTTGTCGGATTCGTGACCGGCGATCTGGAACGGGTCATTACGGCGTGGGAGCGTGGCGATCTGGACGAAAGTTTTGACATGCCCGGCTGCCGGGGCAGAGGTCTTGGGCGTCAAAGGGGCATGCAGCAGCAATCACGCAGGGCAGATCCGGAACCATCCCCGGCAAGGACGGGCTCAGGCCTGCGGAGCTTGGACGGCTGGGCGGATGGGGAGCCGGGCTGCGCGCGAATCCGCAACAGGCGGGGCCGGGATTTGCGCGGCGGGCCGGAGAAGGATTCGGGCAAGGACGGTTCGTCCACCGTCGACTGA
- the metK gene encoding methionine adenosyltransferase, with translation MILNADHYLFTSESVTEGHPDKIADQISDAVLDCLLAQDPRSRVACETLVTTGMAVIAGEITTEAYADLPEIVRSTVREIGYVSSDMGFDANTCAVLSSIDKQSPDIAMGVDRAKPEDQGAGDQGMMFGYATTETSALMPAPIYYAHGLSRRLAEVRKSGILNFLRPDGKTQVSVEYRKGKPVRIDNVVVSSQHTPEVTYEEIVEGIKREVIAKVMPEDMMDANTRIYINTTGRFVAGGPLADCGLTGRKIINDTYGGMGNHGGGAFSGKDPSKVDRSGAYMARYVAKNIVAAGLAGTCEVQIAYAIGVAEPVSVLVTTGGTGVVPDEVLTKAVRAVFDLRPYYIIKRLNLIQPIYRKSACYGHFGREDFVFPWEVTDAVADLKTAAKV, from the coding sequence ATGATTCTCAATGCCGATCATTATCTGTTTACGTCCGAGTCCGTGACCGAGGGACACCCCGACAAAATCGCGGACCAGATCTCCGACGCCGTGCTGGACTGCCTGCTGGCCCAGGATCCCCGTTCCCGCGTGGCCTGCGAGACCCTGGTCACCACCGGCATGGCCGTCATCGCCGGTGAGATCACGACCGAAGCCTATGCCGACCTGCCCGAGATCGTGCGCTCCACGGTGCGCGAGATCGGTTATGTCAGCTCTGACATGGGCTTTGACGCCAACACCTGCGCCGTGCTGTCCTCCATCGACAAGCAGTCCCCGGACATCGCCATGGGCGTTGACCGCGCCAAGCCCGAGGATCAGGGCGCCGGCGACCAGGGCATGATGTTCGGATACGCCACCACGGAGACGAGCGCGCTCATGCCCGCGCCCATCTACTATGCCCACGGCCTGAGCCGCCGCCTGGCGGAGGTGCGCAAGTCCGGCATCCTGAACTTCCTGCGTCCCGACGGCAAGACCCAGGTCTCCGTCGAATACCGCAAGGGCAAGCCCGTGCGCATCGACAACGTGGTCGTCTCCTCCCAGCACACCCCCGAGGTGACCTACGAGGAGATCGTCGAGGGTATCAAGCGCGAGGTCATCGCCAAGGTCATGCCCGAAGACATGATGGACGCGAACACCCGCATCTACATCAACACCACGGGCCGTTTCGTGGCTGGCGGGCCCCTGGCCGACTGCGGCCTGACCGGCCGCAAGATCATCAATGACACCTACGGCGGCATGGGCAACCATGGCGGCGGCGCCTTCTCCGGCAAGGATCCGTCCAAGGTCGACCGCTCCGGCGCCTACATGGCCCGCTACGTGGCCAAGAACATCGTGGCCGCTGGCCTGGCGGGCACCTGCGAAGTGCAGATCGCCTACGCCATCGGCGTGGCCGAGCCGGTTTCCGTGCTGGTCACCACCGGCGGCACGGGCGTCGTCCCGGATGAGGTCCTGACCAAGGCCGTGCGCGCGGTATTCGACCTGCGCCCCTACTACATCATCAAAAGACTCAACCTGATCCAGCCCATCTACAGGAAGAGCGCCTGCTACGGCCATTTCGGCCGCGAGGATTTCGTCTTCCCCTGGGAAGTGACCGACGCCGTCGCGGACCTGAAAACCGCCGCCAAGGTATAG
- a CDS encoding MBL fold metallo-hydrolase, giving the protein MHKTVLTVLVDNQAGFGCLAEHGFALWIEHGDGRILLDTGQGTALAENVRALEIDLGRADALVLSHGHYDHTGAVPMVLGAAPKVRVYCHSGVTEPRYSIAGGEARDIRMPMFSMRALATLPPERMFWNGGAQLLGDGIGLSGFIPRWTDFEDAGGPFYFDPHGLRSDPVDDDQALWISTEKGLIVCVGCCHAGLINTLTHLREITGESRIRAVIGGLHLGSASRERLEMTARALRDMQPGLLVPCHCTGEGAIAYLRDHLDCPVHTGYSGFRLDTSEL; this is encoded by the coding sequence ATGCACAAGACCGTGCTGACGGTGCTGGTCGACAATCAGGCCGGCTTCGGATGTCTGGCGGAGCATGGCTTCGCCTTGTGGATAGAACATGGCGACGGGCGCATCTTGCTCGACACCGGCCAGGGCACCGCCCTGGCCGAAAACGTCCGTGCGCTTGAGATAGATTTGGGCCGCGCCGACGCGCTGGTCCTGAGCCATGGCCATTACGATCATACCGGCGCGGTGCCCATGGTGCTCGGGGCCGCGCCGAAAGTGCGGGTGTACTGCCATTCGGGCGTGACCGAGCCCCGCTACAGCATCGCGGGCGGCGAGGCCCGGGACATCCGCATGCCCATGTTCTCGATGCGGGCCCTGGCGACTCTGCCTCCGGAACGCATGTTCTGGAATGGCGGGGCACAGTTGCTCGGAGATGGAATCGGCCTGAGCGGTTTCATCCCGAGGTGGACGGATTTCGAGGATGCGGGGGGACCATTCTATTTTGATCCCCATGGCCTGCGTTCCGATCCCGTCGATGACGACCAGGCCCTGTGGATCAGCACCGAAAAGGGGCTGATCGTCTGCGTGGGCTGCTGTCACGCGGGCCTGATCAACACCCTCACCCATCTGCGGGAAATCACCGGCGAGAGCCGCATCCGCGCCGTGATCGGCGGTCTTCACCTTGGCTCGGCCAGCCGTGAGCGTCTGGAAATGACCGCGCGGGCCCTGCGTGACATGCAGCCCGGACTGCTGGTCCCGTGTCATTGTACAGGGGAGGGGGCTATCGCCTATCTGCGCGATCATCTGGACTGTCCCGTGCACACCGGCTACAGTGGGTTTCGTCTGGACACGTCCGAGCTTTGA
- a CDS encoding ArsR/SmtB family transcription factor produces MKLLTQTKALADETRLRLVGVLAAHELNVGEIMQVLDMGQSRISRHLKILMDAGLVACQRHGLWAFYSSSSTNGSRALLAAVLEGLGELPEHRQDLDRAAQVLNDRRLSTTRFFDGIASDWNRLSREMLGDFALGPVIMKRLAAAETQRGTVVDLGCGPGLLLGHLAGAAECVIGVDNSPRMLDAAAKLLPEGLEVSLRIGDLEHLPLRDGEADAAIMSLVLHHLAAPQDGIAEMGRVVRPGGQAVLVDFLLHDNETLRTRYGDRWLGFSPDDLQSWMEKAGFQELSCERHSVNLGLTLMVITARREEFSV; encoded by the coding sequence ATGAAACTACTGACCCAGACCAAGGCCCTGGCCGATGAAACCAGGCTTCGCCTCGTCGGCGTGCTCGCCGCGCATGAGCTTAACGTGGGTGAGATCATGCAGGTTCTGGACATGGGCCAGTCGCGCATCTCGCGGCATCTCAAGATTCTTATGGACGCCGGGCTGGTGGCCTGTCAGCGCCATGGCTTGTGGGCCTTCTATTCATCCTCCTCGACCAACGGCTCCCGCGCATTGCTGGCGGCCGTGCTGGAAGGGCTCGGGGAACTGCCCGAGCACCGGCAGGATCTGGACCGTGCCGCACAGGTCCTGAACGATCGCCGTCTTTCGACGACCCGTTTCTTTGACGGCATCGCTTCGGACTGGAACCGCCTGAGCCGCGAGATGCTCGGCGATTTCGCGCTTGGGCCGGTCATCATGAAGCGCCTTGCCGCCGCCGAGACGCAGCGGGGCACCGTGGTCGATCTGGGTTGCGGCCCGGGGCTTCTGCTCGGACATCTGGCCGGAGCGGCGGAATGCGTCATCGGGGTGGACAACTCGCCGCGCATGCTCGACGCGGCAGCCAAGCTCCTGCCCGAGGGGCTTGAGGTCAGCCTGCGCATCGGCGACCTCGAACATCTGCCTCTGCGGGACGGCGAAGCGGACGCGGCCATCATGTCGCTGGTGTTGCACCATCTGGCCGCGCCTCAGGACGGCATCGCCGAAATGGGCCGGGTGGTCCGCCCCGGAGGACAGGCGGTGCTGGTGGATTTTCTGCTGCACGACAACGAGACCCTGCGCACGCGCTACGGCGACCGCTGGCTCGGTTTTTCCCCGGACGATCTGCAGTCGTGGATGGAGAAGGCCGGATTCCAGGAGCTGAGCTGCGAGCGGCACTCCGTCAATCTGGGGCTGACCCTCATGGTCATCACCGCCCGCCGGGAAGAATTTTCAGTTTAA
- a CDS encoding sigma-54 interaction domain-containing protein produces the protein MPPSTKNTAARTPTDAILESISDGVFTVDLEWRVTSFNRAAEEITGVPRSEAIGRLCSEVFRSSLCGDNCPLQDTLSSGRPRIGTCGYIITAQGERIPISVSTAVFRDENGQVMGGAETFRDLSEIDALKRELEGRYHVGELFSRSPRMHKLFSMLPAIAASPSTVLLTGETGTGKELFARTIHSLSAHAGGPFIAVNCAALPDTLLESELFGVKAGAYTGANRDRLGRFAQARGGTIFLDEIGEISPALQVRLLRVLQERTFEPLGSSRTESTDARVIVATNRNLAELIRSGDFREDLYYRINVIRIELPPLRERKDDLPLLVEQFIRRLNRIQGRTVTGIGTEALSLLMAHDWPGNIRELENCIERAFVLCGEGRIDIDHLPDELTLLAPRGHFGEGRAMHDMLDRQAIHAALERNDFNRLAAARELGIHKTTLFRRMKRLGMALPERDGRSSPKE, from the coding sequence ATGCCCCCGTCCACAAAGAACACAGCGGCACGCACGCCCACGGACGCCATCCTTGAGAGCATCTCGGATGGGGTGTTCACCGTCGATCTTGAATGGCGCGTCACGTCCTTCAATCGCGCCGCCGAAGAGATCACCGGCGTGCCCCGCTCCGAGGCCATCGGACGGCTGTGCTCCGAAGTTTTCCGCTCCAGCCTGTGCGGCGACAACTGCCCCCTGCAGGATACGCTTTCGAGCGGCAGGCCGCGCATCGGCACCTGCGGGTACATCATTACGGCCCAGGGGGAACGCATCCCCATCAGCGTGTCCACGGCAGTGTTCCGCGACGAGAATGGCCAGGTCATGGGCGGAGCCGAAACATTCCGCGATCTTTCGGAAATCGATGCCTTGAAGCGCGAACTCGAAGGCCGCTACCATGTCGGTGAGCTCTTCAGCCGCAGTCCGCGCATGCACAAGCTCTTCTCCATGCTGCCGGCCATCGCCGCCAGCCCGAGCACGGTCCTGCTCACCGGCGAAACCGGCACCGGCAAGGAACTCTTCGCCCGCACCATCCATTCCCTGAGCGCTCATGCCGGTGGACCTTTCATCGCCGTCAACTGCGCGGCCCTGCCGGACACATTGCTTGAATCCGAGCTCTTCGGAGTCAAGGCCGGAGCCTACACCGGGGCAAACCGCGACCGGCTGGGCCGTTTTGCCCAGGCCCGGGGCGGGACGATTTTCCTGGATGAGATAGGGGAAATCAGTCCGGCCCTGCAGGTGCGCCTGTTGCGCGTCTTGCAGGAGCGCACCTTCGAACCGCTGGGGTCATCCAGGACCGAATCCACCGACGCCCGCGTCATCGTGGCCACCAACCGCAATCTGGCAGAGCTGATCCGGTCCGGTGATTTCCGCGAGGACCTCTATTATCGCATCAATGTCATCCGCATCGAGCTGCCCCCCTTGCGTGAACGCAAGGACGATCTGCCGCTGCTGGTGGAACAGTTCATCCGCCGCCTGAACCGCATCCAGGGGCGCACGGTCACGGGCATCGGCACCGAGGCCCTGTCCCTGCTCATGGCCCATGACTGGCCGGGCAACATCCGGGAGCTTGAGAACTGCATCGAGAGGGCCTTCGTGCTTTGCGGCGAAGGGCGCATCGACATCGACCACCTGCCGGACGAACTGACCCTGCTGGCCCCTCGCGGACACTTCGGCGAAGGCCGCGCCATGCACGACATGCTCGACAGGCAGGCCATTCACGCGGCCCTGGAGCGCAACGACTTCAATCGCCTGGCCGCCGCGCGCGAGCTGGGCATCCATAAGACCACGCTTTTTCGGCGCATGAAGCGCCTCGGCATGGCCCTGCCCGAACGCGACGGCCGATCTTCCCCGAAAGAGTAG
- the ahcY gene encoding adenosylhomocysteinase, with translation MTLPIDPTLDHKVADMSLADWGSKEMQLSEREMPGLMALIDKYGSEKPLKGLRVTGSLHMTIQTAMLIKTLHALGADVRWASCNIFSTQDHAAAAIVEQGLAKVFAWKGETLEDYWWCTEMALTWPDGTGPDLIVDDGGDATLLVHEGVKVEKDPSLLSRTTDNKEFRCVLDRLIVSAKADPQKWTKIAARIRGVSEETTTGVHRLYQMAKNGELLFPAFNVNDSVTKSKFDNLYGCRESLADGIKRATDIMVAGKVVLVCGYGDVGKGCAQSMRGFGARVLITEVDPICALQAAMEGYEVTTMVKGCQEADIFVTATGNYHVVRGEHMLAMKDEAIICNIGHFDNEIDMGFLEDTPGCTKVTVKPQVDKWTLPSGKSLIILAEGRLVNLGCATGHPSFVMSNSFTNQVLAQLDLAKNDYPPQVMTLPKILDEEVARLHLARLGVELETLSTEQADYIGVPVTGPYKPDHYRY, from the coding sequence ATGACGTTACCCATTGACCCAACGCTTGATCACAAGGTCGCCGACATGAGTCTGGCCGATTGGGGATCCAAGGAAATGCAGCTGTCCGAACGCGAAATGCCCGGACTTATGGCGCTCATCGACAAGTACGGCAGCGAAAAGCCCCTGAAGGGCCTGCGCGTGACCGGAAGCCTGCACATGACCATCCAGACGGCCATGCTCATCAAGACCCTGCATGCTCTGGGAGCGGATGTGCGCTGGGCCTCCTGCAACATTTTTTCCACCCAGGACCATGCCGCGGCCGCCATTGTCGAGCAGGGCCTGGCCAAGGTTTTCGCCTGGAAGGGCGAGACCCTGGAAGATTACTGGTGGTGCACGGAGATGGCCCTGACCTGGCCCGACGGCACTGGTCCGGACCTCATCGTCGATGACGGCGGCGACGCGACGCTTCTGGTCCATGAGGGCGTGAAGGTCGAGAAGGACCCGTCCCTGCTGTCCCGGACCACGGACAACAAGGAATTCCGCTGTGTGCTCGACCGGCTCATCGTCAGCGCCAAGGCCGATCCCCAGAAGTGGACGAAGATCGCCGCCCGCATCCGCGGCGTGTCCGAGGAGACCACCACCGGCGTGCATCGCCTCTATCAGATGGCCAAGAACGGCGAGCTGCTCTTCCCGGCCTTCAACGTCAATGACTCCGTGACCAAGTCCAAGTTCGACAACCTCTACGGCTGCCGCGAGTCCCTGGCCGACGGCATCAAGCGGGCCACGGACATCATGGTCGCGGGCAAGGTCGTGCTGGTCTGCGGCTACGGCGACGTGGGCAAGGGCTGCGCCCAGTCCATGCGCGGCTTCGGCGCGCGCGTGCTCATCACCGAGGTTGACCCCATCTGCGCGCTGCAGGCGGCCATGGAAGGCTACGAGGTCACGACCATGGTCAAGGGTTGCCAGGAGGCGGACATTTTCGTCACGGCCACGGGCAATTACCATGTCGTGCGCGGCGAGCACATGCTGGCCATGAAGGATGAAGCCATCATCTGCAACATCGGTCACTTCGACAACGAGATCGACATGGGCTTCCTGGAAGACACACCGGGCTGCACCAAGGTCACGGTCAAGCCGCAGGTGGACAAATGGACCCTGCCTTCCGGCAAGAGTCTCATCATCCTGGCCGAAGGCCGGCTGGTGAATCTGGGCTGCGCCACCGGCCACCCCAGCTTCGTCATGTCCAACTCCTTCACCAACCAGGTTCTGGCCCAGCTCGATCTGGCCAAGAACGATTATCCCCCGCAGGTCATGACTCTGCCCAAGATTCTGGACGAGGAAGTGGCCCGCCTGCATCTGGCGCGTCTGGGCGTGGAGCTTGAGACCCTGTCCACGGAGCAGGCCGATTACATCGGAGTGCCCGTGACCGGTCCGTACAAGCCCGATCACTACCGCTATTAA
- a CDS encoding Mrp/NBP35 family ATP-binding protein has product MENMENSAPRASSCDSCKDSSCSAAKRELGENDQDFEDRRALQSRLCHIGHKIMVMSGKGGVGKSTVAVNLAMGLMLAGKKVGLLDVDIHGPSVPTMLGLEGANIEAGPDGLVPVELGHLKVMSMGFLLRNPDDAVIWRGPVKGNVIKQFLKDVAWGDLDYLIIDAPPGTGDEPLSICQLINPIDGAVVVTTPQRVAAMDVRKSITFCAQVGMKVLGVVENMSGFVCPKCGELTHILRSGGGRLMAEDMGVPFLGSIPIDPMVAEAGDMGQAFVMHHAASPTAVLMRSVVAPLLELPTVKQDA; this is encoded by the coding sequence ATGGAGAATATGGAAAACAGCGCCCCCAGGGCCAGTTCGTGCGATTCATGCAAGGATTCCAGCTGCTCGGCGGCCAAGCGCGAGCTGGGTGAGAACGATCAGGATTTCGAGGACCGTCGGGCCCTGCAATCCCGGCTGTGCCATATCGGGCACAAGATCATGGTCATGTCCGGCAAGGGTGGCGTAGGAAAAAGCACCGTGGCCGTGAACCTGGCCATGGGACTCATGCTCGCGGGCAAGAAGGTCGGGCTCCTCGATGTCGACATCCATGGACCCAGCGTGCCGACCATGCTCGGCCTGGAAGGGGCGAACATCGAAGCCGGTCCCGACGGCCTCGTGCCGGTGGAGCTTGGGCACCTGAAGGTCATGTCCATGGGCTTTTTGTTGCGCAATCCCGACGACGCGGTCATCTGGCGCGGTCCGGTCAAAGGTAACGTCATCAAGCAGTTTCTGAAGGACGTGGCCTGGGGCGATCTGGATTACCTGATCATTGACGCGCCTCCCGGCACCGGCGACGAGCCCCTGTCCATCTGCCAGCTCATCAACCCCATCGACGGAGCCGTTGTGGTGACCACGCCGCAGCGTGTGGCGGCCATGGATGTGCGCAAGTCCATCACCTTCTGTGCGCAGGTCGGCATGAAGGTGCTGGGCGTGGTCGAGAACATGAGCGGATTCGTGTGTCCCAAGTGCGGAGAGCTGACCCATATCCTGCGTTCCGGCGGCGGACGGCTCATGGCTGAGGACATGGGCGTTCCCTTTCTCGGTTCCATCCCCATCGATCCGATGGTGGCCGAAGCCGGCGACATGGGGCAGGCGTTCGTCATGCACCATGCCGCAAGCCCGACGGCAGTACTCATGCGCAGTGTTGTCGCACCGCTTTTGGAGCTGCCAACTGTCAAACAGGATGCCTGA